The sequence TCCACATAATCCGTAAAGTACCAAAGTACTGTATCAAACATCTGAAAATACAGAATCCAAAAACCCGAATAAATAACTATCATTAGAATGAATCTGAAATCTTTTAGAACAAGAACCGCACCTTTTAACACATCGAAAATTGACTTGGAACTTGCTGGACGCTCGGGTTCTTTATACATCAAAAGATTGAGCAGAAGCATTGATCCGGTACCGACTGATGCCATTATAAAAATATATGACCAGGAAATGTCTTTTAAAATAGGGATAAGTATAAGCGGAAAAATGAATGCGCCAAGATTGATTGACCAATAATAGATTCCAAAACCAAGGGTGGAGTTTGACTCATCCGTTGTACGGGCAATTGTTCCTGAAATTACCGGTTTAAAAAATCCTGCACCGAGTGCCATCATAATTAGACTTAAAAAAACTAAGGTATATCCGGTAAATAAACTTGTGAGAAAGTAACCGAGACTAAGAGCCGCAAATGCAAAGAAAAGAGTTTTTCTATAGCCGAACCTGTCTGCAATTGCACCAGAAAGGATTGGAAGGAAATAAAGGAGAGGTTGAATTGTACTTTTAATTACTCCAACACTTTCTTTGGTAAAACCAAGTCCGCCATCTTTTGTGTTTAGAACTAAATAAACTGAAAGTACAGACATAACACCGTAGTAAGAACCGCGCTCAAAAAACTCCATTATGATTACAACCCAGTAATTCTTAGGAAAGGCGGATAACCAGTTTTTCTTTTTATTAGCTTCCGAAGTCATAAAACTCCTATATAAAAGTTATTGCGAGAATTAAAATTTAAAAAGGTTGGGCAAAAATGTAGAAATGAAATTTTAGAAACAAAAAAAATCCGATTTGAATTATTTTAAGTCGAATAAATTCAAACCGGATTTATAGAAAATGTTATTAGAAACGACGTCTGCTTGAGCCGCCGGAGCCGCTTGATCTGCCTCCGCCGCCGCCGCCAGGTCTTCTTTTGTTATCATCACGTCTTGGGCGAGCTTCGTTTACGGTAATTTTTTTACCTTTGACATCTTTTGTATTTAAACTGTTGATAGCTTTTTGAGCATCAGCTAAACCCGGCATTTCAACAAAGCCGAATCCTTTTGACTGCTGTGTAAATAAGTCCCGGATAATTTTTACTTCCTTGACTTGACCAAACTCTGAAAACAAGTTTGTTAAATCTTCTTCTTTAACATCACTTGCCAGATTTCCAACGAAGATATTCATACTAATAAACTCCTAAAAAATTTTAAATAATTAATTAACAAAGCACCAATGCAATGCTTCTTCCTCCTGTGGATAAAAACTAGAATGAATATTTAGGTATGAATTCAAATTTTTAAGCAGGCAATTGCAAAATAGTAGAAATACTATTCCTAAACAAATCTTATTCTTGTTACCGATGCTTAAAAAACTTTTGCGATCTGAATGAATAAAGTGGGCAAATGGATGGAATTAAATCATTTTTACATAATTAAAATTTAATAGATATTTTCGTGGAGCTAAGCGGGATCGAACCGCTAACCTTCCCGCTTCTATCGGGGCGCTCTCTTACATATTTAGACTTATCACCCCTGAGTTATCATAATCATCAATTTTTTGTGGAGCTAAGCGGGATCGAACCGCTGACCTTCTGAATGCCATCGGGACGCTCTCCCAGCTGAGCTATAGCCCCAAAACTAAATTATGGAAAAGAACTATTCAAAAATATGATTATTATTTTGTTCTGTCAATTCTTAATTGAACTTTAATTTATGTATTGCTTGATTGAGTTCTCTACTATATTTTAAATTAAAAATTAAATGAAAATATTTCTATCTGTTATATTAATTTCGATTTTCTCATCACTTGCAGTATTAAGCGGCTGCAAAGATACTATCACTGTACAGGATTTGGATAATGTTGTAATACCCGATTCGAGCGTTAGTTATTCAAAATATA is a genomic window of Ignavibacteriales bacterium containing:
- a CDS encoding RNA-binding protein translates to MNIFVGNLASDVKEEDLTNLFSEFGQVKEVKIIRDLFTQQSKGFGFVEMPGLADAQKAINSLNTKDVKGKKITVNEARPRRDDNKRRPGGGGGGRSSGSGGSSRRRF